Below is a window of Malania oleifera isolate guangnan ecotype guangnan chromosome 1, ASM2987363v1, whole genome shotgun sequence DNA.
ctatctATGATAAATTAATCATAGAGAATTATATGCTCTATTTAAATGatcaatatataattttaaatttcggCATGCTAGGTAGAACATCGATCTATGTTTCTCATTTTTTCCTCCTATAATGCCAAATCTCATATTTACTCTCTCTAATATTCAATGGCTTCAAAGACAATTGAAATTTCATGTTAGACAATGAAAGCAAGAAGACAATTATTTGAACAAGTAACAAACACTAACTTTGGCATCGTAACAAGTAGCATGAATATGGTGATCAACATCTAGACTACAAGGGTCCCATGCGAATGCTCCATCATCCAAAACTACAACAACATCCTCTAAGCCAGTGAATGTATTACTACCCTCTCTGAGGGCAAAGAATAACACTTCTAGATCTAGTGTTTGAGTTAATTGTTACAAGTGTACAACATATTCTGTTGGCAACTGCTTGTGTTGGCACAAATGTGTGTTTATTTTCTATCAAATGCTTTTTGGATTAGTGATGTAGCTATTTTGTGTGTTTATTGATATTAGTGCTATTCCTTCCTTCACAAAGCTGCTTCATGTTCTCAAAATCATATACAAAGCAAACTGACAGTCTATGGATACTTGTTTATCAACCACCTTGTTGACATCGTATTTTACCTAAGGGAAATCCTAATCCTTGGCGTATTTGGTGCAAACTCAATCTCCAAATATTGTCTTTTTCTTGACCAAGTCTCCATAGCCGTTTGCCTAACAAAGATTTGAGTATGAATCTTCTTTATCCCTAAAACCCACTTCTGGAATACTAAAAGATTGTCCCATTTAACCTAAGGGTACTTAAAAGAGTTTGAATTGCCCTCCATAGAAAATTCCTTTGAAGCCTTTCCATGCTAGCAACCACCAAAAGTGGGGTTGGAAGAATTGAGTGTAATGGATAGGGGTATTTGTGAGAGTACTTACAATAAGGGTAAAGACACCTGTCGCTGATAGATATATGATCTCCAGGAAGTCAGTTTCTTTTCTAACCTCTCAATGATCGGgtcccatattttttttttccttttaattggGTCCCATATAAGTAGAAGGAAATTTACCAAGCTTGCAGCAGAGAAGGTTAGCCATTGATTCTCATTGATCCAGGTCTACAGTGGGGAATAAAAAACTTTGTACAGATTGACTTTAATCGCAGAGAAATCTTCAAAACAAAGAAGGATTGCTCTTAGTGAAAAGAAAGGTGGAGAAGGGATCTCCCTGGTGAAGACCTCTGAAGCTATAGGGAAGAAGCCTGTTCTCGTTCCATTAACCAGGACCAAGGAGGCAGATGAAATACATGCCCTGATCCAATTCCTCCATTTGCAACCATAGCCCATCTTTGCCAATTAGTCCGATAAACATTCCCAACCAATAAGCCctcagtttttatttttaataatttaatattaattaagcCATCTTAGTAATAGTAAATCAATATTAAGGATATGAACACAAATTATAGCTAACCTTGTAGAAGTATActtcttttttaaaaaacattAAGCAAGTACCATTTTATGAAAACTTGCTAGGGAGGTTTATGTAATTTACCCAATTCATTAAATTTGCTATATTGATCTTGTTGCCCTataattgattttgatgatattgaaattaatagtGAGGACTAATATGAATTGCGGAGCATGCATGTCTTATTGGGAGAAATCTTAATTGATTTTTGtaaaagattaaaattttaattatagttTGACAACATGAAACATGCCATGGCTTGTCTCTTTAGTTTTATCTTCACCATTCAAAGGGATGTCAATTAAAGTCAAAATGAATGATGAAGTCCCTGAACTTATTCATGCTTTTGGTAATTTTGCTAGTTCATGTCCCCTCATGGGGAAATCTGACTACGTTAAAGTCTCTGCAAATACACCAGGGCAGAGAATGAGGACTTTTTTATTTTGTCAATTCTTCCCAAATGGCTTATTTTTTCATAGACTTCTGAATCTATTACCAACTAGTTGTCTTAGACTGCAAGTGCTAGGGTGATTGAGTAGGATCCTCTGTTAATTCCTTTCTGCAGAAAAAGATTGGATTTCCAAATAATGATCATCCCTCCTGCTGTCCCCACTGATTCTAGGCCTGCCCATTCCAATGATCTTCCACAGGATGTTAATAGTGTTCTGACAAAGCTCAGGGTTTTTGGACTCTTGAATACCGATGATGTCTGTTTTCCTAAGGTCCAAAGAATTACTAGTCTGATTTCTTTTCGTGGCCATTTAGGCCCCTAACATTCCAAGACATTATTCTTGGGTTCATTATGGTCTTCTTGAATCAAAAGGAGTAGTAacatgcatgcaattattacagccATATTTATTCGAAAGGAGTAGTAACATGCTTGCAATTATTTGCAAATTCGAGCAATATGCCCACTTTTGCCACAAACATAACAAACATTGTTGTTTTGCTTGTTTTAATTGTAAGGGGGTTCTTGGttcaaattcttttgattagAGTTGCCCCTACTATTATTTCCATATTTCTTCTCTTAGGCTTTAATTGAAGGATTTTAGCAAAAAGACCTTTGGGCAAAGTAATATGTTCATAAGCAATTAAATTTACCTTTGTGGTATTACCATTGCTGGTATTATCATTTTCTTGCAGAATTACATCTTGCCCTCTTGCCTCCTTGATATCATACTTATTATGCAAAGCCTTCTAGATTTTCTTTGTGGATGAGTAAGtagtatcataataatcataaaaatggtcggctagacaatttaaaatgtaaTACCCACATTTATACTCatgtttttcatatttttccaatttttcgtGGTGATTAACCAACTCATCTTCATTCATTTTTACagtatcaatttttttttgggatccTTCTCCATGAGAACATAAGCAACTTTGAGGAGACTAAGATAGAAGAGCACCTTGCCTTTCTATCTCTTGAAGTGGATTCCTTTAAACCAAAAAGGCTTGTTGAGATCTTCAACATTTTCATTTGGTTTCTCAACCATAGGCTTCATATTTTGATCTCCTTAAAATTtttaggaaatttaataaaataaaaataataaaacctaaacacaaataaaaatacgAATATAAACACGATTCACAAATAGGCCGAGACACAGATATCTCgttctctttaaggagattcacgCCCTATGCGGTTTTTGGCTTAGCCCATGAACTGTAAAAGCAGAACTCTTCAAGAGTGGTCTCTCTCAAGATACAACACCCCGATTTAAATTGTATGACTCTCCAATTCTGCACAAATGGAGCAGTCCAAAGCTCCATAAAAAACACTTTTCTTTgcttgtcaaactctctagaTTTGAAAGAAGGATGACATGATGAGAATGATGTGAAAAGATTGGTGTGTACTGCTAATGCCTtaagggtctatttataggcacaaaatgacctTTCATTCTCCATatacttaataaataagatgtaCATGTATTAAGTAGGTACACACCTAATTTTAAGATGCACTCACATAATTAATCTTATGAATTTATGACATATATAGATGAATGACCCAATTTAATGTAGATACTTAACCCATTCGAAGATACATGCTCTTTtccaagataataaataaaataataatattaaaatacactaacattTTTTCATAACTAATAACATTTGGGGTCAAAATGAGCTGAGTAATCTCCAAGAGTGAAGGGACATTCTATTAATTTCAGCTGTTAATTCATAGTCATTAAATTAGAATAGATGATAactttaattgaataaaattaataaatacaagttcttaaatgtacaaaataaaagtATAGGGACTATAATAAAATTTAACTAAAAGTGTAAGGACTAACTTATCATTTTCATCAAAATTAAACGATATATTTCATGTCTTCTGCATGTATAATTTTATCTCATCCATTCATTATTGTGTTCAGTCCACTAATGAAGGCTCATTAATTAAGTTTGAGCAAATACAATATGTCTAAGTCATCTATTATCTTATAACTCTTTTTTTTAACCTTTCTAAGATTAGAAATCACAATCCTTGAAGCAAAAGTATCAAATTTTAATTATTGATAAGTTTCCATTTgaattatttcaagaaaatgcTAGCAGAAGTCACTCTTCTTATGATTAATTGTTGCAGACCATTCTTAATTATGTGCAGTACTAAAATTGAATGATCAATGCTTTAATTAACTTTATGAATTGGAAAAGAGGCTAAATTAAACACGATGCCTAATGGACGTACCAAAACAAAAATGGAACAAAATCAACATTTTCATGTGAAACGTGGGTAGGTCTTTGCTCTGCTGCCAAAGATTTTGACCATAGGGCGCTGCCAAACCCCACTCAATATAAACTTTGACCAATGCAAAGACAACTTGGCCTCAGGACTTTGAACTTTGTGGGATTACAACTTCCCATTCCTTCCCAAGAGGAATTTTTTATTCCCAACCAAAAGCTTTAAATACCCATCACTTCCCTTGGCTAGTACCCACCAACCGGACCTACACGAACATTCCATCTCCTCCATTTCCCCAGCCTCACaacattttaaaaaaactttcagTAGTGAATATGGCTGCCACTCTCATCCAACTAACAACCATCCTTTTTACCCTTACCCTCCCTCTAACATTACTAGCCTCCCCCTCTCCAATGACCTCTTTCATCACTGAGGATGCAGAAGACTATGAAGAGTACGTAATCGATACCCCGTTCCTCAACACTAGATCCTTGAGGGGTCAATTTTTGGCGAGTGTTGTAAAGAAAGGCACACATTGTGAGGTTAGTAGCAACATATGCAATGGGGTTTCTGCAAACAATGGTGCTAGCCGTCTCTTTTGCTGTAAGAGTCATTGCCGGAATGTCCTGCAAGATAGAAACAATTGTGGGATGTGCGGGCACAAGTGTCGTTTTGGTCAACTTTGTTGTGGTGGTAAATGCATCAATGTTGGTTTCAATGATCTTCATTGTGGGAAGTGCAACAAAGCATGTGACTCGGGAGTTAAATGTGAGAACGGTTCATGCGGATATGCATCTTGAATCAACCAAAAGAATTACTATGAAGGAGCTAGGAGTCCATGCATACAGATTTAAATTCAttgtcttattttttaaattatttttttcttttgtaattttAACGGGTATAATGTTTGTCACGATTCACACCCTAATTAATTCAGTGAATATATTGATTAGTTGAATTGTTGTATTGATTAGGGAAATAAGAGAAATGTATAGCATTTATAAATTTCAAAGTTCTTCCATCCTTGGTtccctttttcatttatttttatcttgaaaatagaGTTCCCAAATTTAAATTGGTAGTGATTTTCTTAATATGATTGATGTGCTTAATATTATAAGGAGAGTTTATGTACAAAGCTATTTtactttagaaaataaaaaaaaagaattattagGTGTACTGTTTGTTTCGACTTGCTTAAATAAGTGGAATTTTTATGAAGCTGTCGGCATTTGGATAATTGAAGTAGCTGATAATTGATTAGTGTGTTCTTATATGGTAGGATCAACACCCAAACAACGAAAGGAAAAAATTAGGTCATTATACAATGCATAGCCATTTCTTTTAAAAGACCAAGAAACTTATTATTTAGAAAAACCAAACAAAGGAAGAATATAGACATAGGAGCAAATGCTAAAAATCTTCTATTGAGAAGGAGCAATAAATTTAGCCAGTAAAAGAGAATTGAAAAAATGTTACTTTAATTTGAGCCTAGAGAGATACAATTGTTGCTTCCACATTTTTGATTTCAAAGGTTCTGTTGTTTGTTTCCTTTCATTTTTCCTGAACAGTAGATGTTGGGTAAGGTGCATGTTGTAAAATAGTTTCTTACTTTTTCCTTAGGTTTCACTTTTCATCGCTCCCCAGTGGCCaagttgttttgtttgatttgttAAGAAATCCAAGTGGGATTGGGCTGAGCAATAGACTCTATATCTATCTATGTTTGCCTGTATGCAGTTCTACTGCAAGTGTCTAGCTAGCGGGCTTTGAAATAGGGGGACTTTTGGTCCAGCTCAATTAAAACCTAGCTTTGTCTCCTCACTTCACCCAATAATTCCGACTCAAAGAACATTTCGGCAATGATTCTTGCAACAGAAAAAATGGCTCAGACCatttttttgccaaaacccattATATGTGTTATCTTGGGCAACACAGCTTGCAGTTTTTTATGGTACTTGTTGGAAACCAACATCTTAATGATACTGTGTTCAGAAATTAATAGGTGCCAATTATGTGCTCTTCATAGTCTTCAGCAAAGTTAGTAGGAGTGTAAAGGGAGAGAGGAACGGCAGTGAGGCTGCGGAGTACATTGAAGAGATAGAACcattattgatgatatattaatCTCTCAGTTTCAGAAGGGGAAGTATTGTCCAGTGCATGAGTTGAAAGTTGAAACAAAAGGGAGTTGGGTACGTGGAGCTGGGTAGTTTGATATTTTAACTGAAGGTTTGAAGTTAGGTGATAAACAATCAAAAAGTTTCTTACTTTCTTCCTCATGCTTGAGTTTTCTgcgccaccccccccccccccaacccaaaGTTGTTTTGTTGGGTTGGTTAAGAAATCCAAGTGGGTTTGGGCTGACCAATAGACTCTATATCTATCTATGTCTGCCTGTCTGCAGTTCCACTGCAAGGGTCAAGCTAGTGGGCTTTGAAATAGGGGGACTTTTGGTCTAGCTCAATTAAAACCTAGCTTTGTGTACTTTCAGTTAAAATAAGAGCAAAAGGACCACTTCTAAACTTGACTTCAAATATTCAACACCACATTTGCTTTGTTAGTAGTCGTCCCCACTACTCCACAGAATCACTCACCAATCATTACACAGTATCACAAGTTATAATAAACAAGGTAACATGCAAATGCTCAAGTCTCAACCTTGAGTTAAAAACTTTAAGTTCTAGTTACTTTAACTTATTCAACCACCGACTCCATCATAAATTAGAAAATTACATTccaattcaatattttcatggCATGGGAGGATGTAATTCGGGTTGTGTGTGACAGCATGGTGTTTGAGTCTTAAAGTTGAATTTGTGCTAAACTTGATACAATTTTATGGtgtattttgtttaaatttacacATATTCAAATTTATGATCAAGATTCCATGCTATTAAATATTGGGTTAATGTTCATTAGTGATAGGCTAACTATTCACAAGTTACATGCTTCCTATTCATTTTGTTTTATGCTCTTTGCACCATATATTGCTCAGTGTTGCTCATTGCACAATGAGATTTCTTCTTTACTAAGCTTTGCATTTTCTAGCAATTGTGGTCGCATCTTGAAGGTCGAAACAAGGTTATTCTAGCTGCAATCTTATGGAAATTTGGAAGACATAAAACTATAAaacttctcaaaatttatacaaagAACTGACTACATTAATAATTTTTTCTTCTCCATGTAATAATTTTGTGTAGAGTAAAGGTGCTAGGGTTCCACGATTCTACGTCCTGGTTTAATTTTCCTTCCCTCTTGTTTGGTGAAGGGGTTGCTCATATTTGATTCGGGGTTATTTTTTCAACTGGGTCTTTGTTCCTCCATTCTTTAGGGATAACTA
It encodes the following:
- the LOC131149109 gene encoding protein GRIM REAPER-like; translated protein: MTSFITEDAEDYEEYVIDTPFLNTRSLRGQFLASVVKKGTHCEVSSNICNGVSANNGASRLFCCKSHCRNVLQDRNNCGMCGHKCRFGQLCCGGKCINVGFNDLHCGKCNKACDSGVKCENGSCGYAS